A genomic region of Micromonospora sp. NBRC 110009 contains the following coding sequences:
- a CDS encoding enoyl-CoA hydratase/isomerase family protein, with protein MTAETTGVRLDCDGPVATVTLCRPDVLNAQTPAMWRAMSDFSRELPGDVRVVVVRGAGRSFSAGLDLSVAGASGPGSFAELATLPEQECADRIAEFQASFTWLHRPDVISIAAVQGHAIGAGFQLALACDLRVLAEDAKLSMAEVTLGLVPDLAGTKRLVELVGYSRALEICATGRRMDAAEADRIGLATLVVPNAELDAAVRDLTAGLLANNRDAIVEIKALLTGAAGRTHAEQQRVEREAQTRRLRDLAGRAE; from the coding sequence GTGACCGCCGAGACGACCGGGGTGCGACTCGACTGCGACGGGCCGGTCGCGACGGTCACGTTGTGCCGGCCCGACGTGCTCAATGCCCAGACCCCGGCGATGTGGCGCGCGATGAGCGACTTCTCCCGGGAGCTGCCCGGTGACGTCCGGGTCGTGGTGGTACGCGGTGCGGGGCGGTCCTTCTCCGCGGGTCTGGACCTGTCGGTGGCCGGTGCCTCCGGCCCGGGCTCCTTCGCCGAGCTCGCCACCCTGCCGGAGCAGGAGTGCGCCGACCGGATCGCCGAGTTCCAGGCCAGCTTCACCTGGCTGCACCGGCCGGACGTGATCTCGATCGCGGCCGTGCAGGGCCACGCCATCGGGGCGGGCTTCCAGCTCGCCCTCGCCTGCGACCTGCGGGTGCTCGCCGAGGACGCCAAGCTCTCCATGGCGGAGGTGACCCTCGGCCTGGTCCCCGACCTGGCCGGCACCAAGCGGCTCGTCGAGCTGGTCGGCTACTCCCGCGCCCTGGAGATCTGCGCCACCGGCCGCCGGATGGACGCCGCGGAGGCGGACCGGATCGGCCTGGCCACCCTCGTCGTGCCGAACGCCGAGCTGGACGCCGCGGTGCGGGACCTGACCGCCGGTCTGCTGGCCAACAACCGGGACGCGATCGTGGAGATCAAGGCGCTGCTCACCGGCGCCGCCGGACGTACCCACGCCGAGCAGCAGCGGGTGGAGCGGGAGGCGCAGACCCGCCGGCTGCGCGACCTCGCCGGGCGGGCAGAATAG
- a CDS encoding ABC-F family ATP-binding cassette domain-containing protein yields MITATGLELRAGSRILLSDTTLRVQPGDRIGLVGRNGAGKTTTLKVLAGEGQPYAGQLDRRSAIGYLPQDPRTGDLDVTGRDRVLSARGLDVLMAQMKELEAKLAEGADDERLVRRYGALEDQFASLGGYAAEAEAARICANLGLPDRALAQTIGTLSGGQRRRIELARILFRDAGENGGGILLLDEPTNHLDADSITWLRGFLANHKGGLIVISHDASLLEAVVNKVWFLDATRSVVDVYNLGWKAYLAARETDERRRRRERANAEKKAGALMAQADKMRAKATKTVAAQNMARRAEKMLAGLDEVRVADKVAKVRFPTPAACGKTPLTAGGLSKSYGSLEIFTDVNVAVDRGSRVAILGLNGAGKTTLLRMLGGLLEPDTGEVRPGHGLRLGYYAQEHETLDVDRTILEHMRSAAPEQTDTDLRKILGAFLFSGEDVDKPAGVLSGGEKTRLALATLVCSGANVLLLDEPTNNLDPVSREQVLDAIARYPGAIVLVTHDPGAVLALKPDRAILLPDGDEDAWSDDLLELVELA; encoded by the coding sequence ATGATCACTGCCACCGGCCTCGAACTGCGCGCCGGTTCCCGGATCCTGCTGTCCGACACCACCCTCCGGGTGCAGCCGGGCGACCGGATCGGCCTGGTCGGCCGCAACGGCGCCGGCAAGACCACCACGCTCAAGGTGCTGGCGGGGGAGGGGCAGCCGTACGCCGGCCAGCTCGACCGGCGCAGCGCGATCGGCTACCTGCCCCAGGACCCGCGCACCGGCGACCTGGACGTCACCGGGCGGGACCGGGTGCTCTCCGCCCGCGGCCTGGACGTGCTGATGGCCCAGATGAAGGAGCTGGAGGCCAAGCTCGCCGAGGGCGCCGACGACGAGCGCCTGGTTCGCCGCTACGGCGCGCTGGAGGACCAGTTCGCCTCCCTCGGCGGGTACGCGGCCGAGGCCGAGGCGGCCCGGATCTGCGCCAACCTGGGCCTGCCCGACCGGGCCCTGGCGCAGACCATCGGCACCCTCTCCGGCGGCCAACGGCGCCGCATCGAGCTGGCCCGGATCCTGTTCCGCGACGCCGGCGAGAACGGCGGCGGCATCCTGCTGCTCGACGAGCCCACCAACCACCTCGACGCCGACTCGATCACCTGGCTGCGCGGCTTCCTCGCCAACCACAAGGGCGGCCTGATCGTGATCTCCCACGACGCGTCGCTGCTGGAGGCGGTGGTCAACAAGGTCTGGTTCCTCGACGCCACCCGCTCCGTGGTCGACGTCTACAACCTGGGCTGGAAGGCGTACCTGGCGGCGCGGGAGACCGACGAGCGGCGCCGCCGCCGGGAGCGGGCCAACGCCGAGAAGAAGGCCGGCGCGCTGATGGCCCAGGCGGACAAGATGCGGGCCAAGGCCACCAAGACCGTCGCCGCGCAGAACATGGCCCGCCGCGCCGAGAAGATGCTGGCCGGCCTGGACGAGGTCCGCGTCGCCGACAAGGTGGCGAAGGTCCGCTTCCCCACCCCGGCGGCGTGCGGCAAGACCCCGCTCACCGCGGGCGGCCTGTCCAAGTCGTACGGGTCGCTGGAGATCTTCACCGACGTCAACGTGGCGGTGGACCGCGGCTCCCGGGTGGCCATCCTCGGCCTCAACGGTGCCGGCAAGACCACCCTGCTGCGGATGCTCGGCGGCCTGCTCGAGCCCGACACCGGCGAGGTGCGCCCCGGCCACGGCCTGCGGCTCGGCTACTACGCCCAGGAGCACGAGACCCTGGACGTGGACCGGACGATCCTGGAGCACATGCGCAGCGCGGCGCCGGAGCAGACGGACACCGACCTGCGCAAGATCCTCGGCGCGTTCCTCTTCTCCGGGGAGGACGTGGACAAGCCAGCCGGGGTGCTCTCCGGTGGTGAGAAGACCCGGCTGGCCCTGGCCACCCTGGTCTGCTCGGGCGCGAACGTGCTGCTGCTGGACGAGCCGACGAACAACCTCGACCCGGTCAGCCGGGAGCAGGTGCTCGACGCGATCGCCCGCTACCCCGGCGCCATCGTCCTGGTCACCCACGACCCCGGCGCGGTGCTGGCCCTCAAGCCCGACCGCGCCATCCTCCTCCCCGACGGCGACGAGGACGCCTGGTCCGACGACCTTCTCGAACTCGTCGAACTCGCCTGA
- a CDS encoding carbon-nitrogen hydrolase family protein yields MTEAAPLPARPLTVAAVQATPVPGDVAGNAGAAARLVGRAGDARVVLLPELYLPAYHPPTLAADPTGTDVAADPDGRVDDPRLDPLRVAARDGGTTVVVGAAVRHPDGRRTISALVVDPTGGVRAAYDKQQLWSGERELFDAGRRGATLLVDDWRLGLGICYDGCFPEHGRAAADDGAHGYLCPSGYLAGSAHRRDLYYAARALDNTMYVVFANAVDGADPWRFNGGAAVYDPEGRPLARGADTGEDVLVATLDPAALAATRAAHTMLGDRLPDQGLPRTTLRG; encoded by the coding sequence GTGACCGAGGCCGCACCCCTTCCCGCCCGTCCGTTGACCGTGGCCGCCGTGCAGGCCACGCCGGTCCCCGGCGACGTCGCCGGCAACGCCGGCGCGGCCGCGCGGCTCGTCGGCCGGGCCGGCGACGCCCGGGTCGTGCTGCTGCCGGAGCTGTACCTGCCGGCGTACCACCCGCCGACCCTGGCCGCCGACCCGACCGGCACCGACGTGGCCGCGGATCCGGACGGCCGGGTCGACGACCCGCGGCTGGACCCGCTGCGGGTGGCCGCCCGGGACGGCGGAACGACCGTGGTGGTCGGGGCCGCCGTCCGGCACCCGGACGGGCGGCGGACCATCTCCGCGCTGGTGGTCGACCCGACCGGCGGCGTGCGCGCCGCGTACGACAAGCAGCAGCTCTGGAGCGGGGAGCGCGAGCTGTTCGACGCGGGCCGGCGCGGGGCCACCCTGCTGGTCGACGACTGGCGGCTCGGCCTCGGCATCTGCTACGACGGCTGCTTCCCGGAGCACGGCCGGGCGGCCGCCGACGACGGCGCGCACGGCTACCTCTGCCCGAGCGGCTACCTGGCCGGCTCGGCGCACCGGCGCGACCTGTACTACGCCGCGCGCGCCCTGGACAACACCATGTACGTCGTCTTCGCCAACGCCGTCGACGGCGCCGACCCGTGGCGGTTCAACGGCGGCGCCGCCGTGTACGACCCGGAGGGACGCCCGCTGGCCCGCGGCGCGGACACCGGGGAGGACGTGCTGGTGGCGACGCTCGACCCGGCCGCCCTGGCGGCCACCCGCGCCGCGCACACCATGCTCGGCGACCGCCTGCCCGACCAGGGGCTCCCCCGAACGACGCTGCGCGGCTGA
- a CDS encoding DUF692 domain-containing protein, producing the protein MSDPAPAPTGLAATPAGPVGVGIGWRPEIAGFVAGLPGLRFVEVVAETVAPAGPLPDGLAELRGRGVTVVPHGVKLSLGGAEPVDPARVAHLAGVAAALGAPLVSEHIAFVRAGGVEAGHLLPLPRSRAAVAAVAANVRRAQAELPVPLALEPIAALFDWPDDELDEADFLTEILDATGALLLLDVANVHANARNRGGDPHALLDRLPLDRIAYVHVAGGAEQGGFYHDTHTDPVPAEVLDLVRALCARQRPPALLLERDGHYPPAAELRGELDALAAASGFPVVT; encoded by the coding sequence ATGAGCGACCCCGCGCCGGCCCCGACCGGCCTCGCGGCGACCCCGGCGGGGCCGGTCGGGGTCGGCATCGGCTGGCGGCCGGAGATCGCCGGCTTCGTGGCCGGCCTGCCCGGGCTGCGCTTCGTCGAGGTGGTGGCCGAGACGGTCGCCCCGGCCGGGCCGCTCCCGGACGGGCTCGCCGAGCTGCGCGGGCGCGGCGTCACCGTCGTACCGCACGGGGTGAAGCTCTCCCTCGGCGGCGCGGAACCCGTCGACCCGGCCCGGGTGGCGCACCTGGCGGGGGTGGCCGCGGCGCTGGGGGCGCCGCTGGTCAGCGAGCACATCGCGTTCGTCCGGGCCGGCGGCGTGGAGGCGGGCCATCTGCTGCCGCTGCCGCGCAGCCGGGCGGCGGTCGCCGCGGTGGCGGCCAACGTCCGGCGGGCCCAGGCCGAGCTGCCGGTGCCGCTCGCGCTGGAACCGATCGCCGCGCTCTTCGACTGGCCGGACGACGAGCTGGACGAGGCCGACTTCCTCACCGAGATCCTCGACGCCACCGGGGCGCTGCTGCTGCTCGACGTCGCCAACGTGCACGCCAACGCCCGCAACCGGGGCGGCGACCCGCACGCGCTGCTGGACCGGCTGCCCCTGGACCGGATCGCCTACGTGCACGTCGCCGGCGGCGCCGAGCAGGGCGGCTTCTACCACGACACGCACACCGATCCGGTCCCCGCCGAGGTGCTCGACCTGGTCCGTGCGCTGTGCGCCCGGCAGCGGCCCCCGGCGCTGCTGCTGGAGCGCGACGGTCACTACCCGCCCGCCGCCGAGCTGCGCGGGGAACTGGACGCGCTGGCGGCCGCGTCCGGCTTCCCGGTGGTCACGTGA
- a CDS encoding TIGR04222 domain-containing membrane protein, whose protein sequence is MALLAAPGDTWGIPGPVFLRWYLVAAAVLVVGTLVHRVRALAGTPVTGAGQLGPQQVAYLNGGGQLAVWTALGGLRRAGALGVRPDRQLTTGGAMPAGATPLDQAIHHAAARGVHSRELRRDEWVARALDQLRDGLEARGLALGKARRAALRRGPTLLGALLALGVLRAFVGLSNSRPAGYLMLAMVPLFIAFLLLNRVPWRTRTADRALRELRRQHGWLRPSAAPAYATYGPSDAAMGVALFGTATIWAMDPGFADQAEIQRQAIGASGASSGSSGSSCGGGSSCGGGSSCGGGGCGGGGCGG, encoded by the coding sequence ATGGCCCTTCTCGCCGCACCGGGCGACACCTGGGGCATCCCCGGCCCCGTCTTCCTGCGCTGGTACCTGGTCGCCGCGGCCGTGCTGGTCGTCGGCACCCTGGTGCACCGGGTCCGCGCCCTGGCCGGCACGCCGGTGACCGGCGCCGGGCAGCTCGGGCCGCAGCAGGTCGCGTACCTCAACGGCGGTGGCCAGCTCGCCGTCTGGACGGCGCTCGGCGGGCTGCGCCGGGCCGGTGCGCTGGGCGTACGGCCCGACCGGCAGCTCACCACCGGCGGCGCGATGCCCGCCGGGGCCACCCCGCTCGACCAGGCGATCCACCACGCCGCCGCGCGCGGCGTGCACTCCCGCGAGCTGCGCCGGGACGAGTGGGTGGCCCGTGCCCTCGACCAGCTCCGCGACGGCCTCGAAGCGCGTGGCCTGGCGCTCGGCAAGGCCCGGCGGGCGGCCCTGCGGCGCGGGCCGACGCTGCTCGGCGCCCTCCTGGCGCTCGGCGTGCTCCGGGCCTTCGTCGGCCTGTCGAACAGCCGCCCCGCCGGCTACCTGATGCTCGCCATGGTCCCGCTCTTCATCGCGTTCCTGCTGCTCAACCGGGTGCCGTGGCGGACCCGGACGGCGGACCGGGCGCTGCGCGAGCTGCGCCGCCAGCACGGCTGGCTGCGCCCCTCCGCCGCCCCGGCGTACGCCACCTACGGCCCGTCCGACGCAGCGATGGGAGTGGCGCTGTTCGGCACCGCCACCATCTGGGCCATGGACCCGGGCTTCGCCGACCAGGCCGAGATCCAGCGCCAGGCGATCGGTGCGAGCGGCGCCAGCTCGGGCAGCTCGGGCAGCTCCTGCGGCGGCGGCAGTTCGTGCGGCGGCGGCAGCTCCTGCGGGGGCGGCGGCTGCGGCGGTGGCGGGTGCGGCGGATGA
- a CDS encoding ABC transporter ATP-binding protein, producing the protein MAGGGMAGWSMLRSMRHRDEVSTHQLKRGTAKRIVAFAQPYRRDIVIFLITVVIAAVVGVATPLLAGDVIDAIAGAGSDAGATVVRLALIIAVLAVADALFSLAQRWYSARIGEGIILDLRTRVYDHVQRMPLQFFTRTQTGALVSRLNNDVLGAQRAFTSTLSGVVSNVIQLVLTAGAMLILSWQITLLALVLLPIFIIPARRVGRRLAEITRESYNLDAKMNATMTERFGVAGALLVKLFGSPEVEAARFAGRAERVRDIGIQSAMYSRTFFVAMLLVASLAQALTYGLGGWLAVTGAVSAGTVVKLALLLTRLYGPLTALSNVRVDVMSALVSFDRVFEVLDLRPGIEEKPAAVPVPRGSGRVEFRDVRFRYPSAAEVSLASLEEVATLDRTVNEPVLKGVSFAVEPGQMVALVGPSGAGKSTLSMLISRIYDVTDGQVLVGGVDVRDATLASLRDEIGVVTQDSHLFHETIRENLRYAKPDATDDEIWAALAGAQVADLVRSLPDGLDTTVGERGYRFSGGEKQRIAIARLLLKAPSIVILDEATAHLDSESEAAVQRALSVALTGRTALVIAHRLSTVRDADQILVLDEGRIVERGRHEELVAVGGLYAELYRTQFAVTDSPAPYAEADQAEPVVTTVPLGTYVAQEALPPAAAN; encoded by the coding sequence ATGGCCGGTGGCGGCATGGCCGGCTGGAGCATGCTCCGGTCGATGCGCCACCGGGACGAGGTCTCCACCCACCAGCTCAAGCGCGGCACCGCCAAGCGGATCGTCGCGTTCGCCCAGCCCTACCGGCGCGACATCGTGATCTTCCTGATCACCGTGGTGATCGCCGCGGTGGTCGGGGTGGCCACCCCGCTGCTCGCGGGTGACGTCATCGACGCGATCGCCGGCGCCGGCTCCGACGCGGGCGCCACCGTAGTCCGGCTCGCCCTGATCATCGCCGTGCTGGCCGTCGCCGACGCGCTCTTCTCCCTGGCCCAGCGCTGGTATTCGGCCCGGATCGGGGAGGGCATCATCCTCGACCTGCGGACCCGGGTCTACGACCACGTCCAGCGGATGCCGCTGCAGTTCTTCACCCGGACCCAGACCGGTGCGCTGGTCAGCCGGCTCAACAACGACGTGCTCGGCGCCCAGCGGGCGTTCACCTCCACCCTGTCCGGGGTGGTCAGCAACGTCATCCAGTTGGTGCTCACCGCCGGTGCGATGCTCATCCTCTCCTGGCAGATCACCCTGCTGGCGCTGGTGCTGCTGCCGATCTTCATCATCCCCGCCCGCCGGGTCGGCCGGCGGCTCGCCGAGATCACCCGGGAGTCGTACAACCTCGACGCGAAGATGAACGCGACGATGACCGAGCGGTTCGGCGTGGCCGGCGCGCTGCTGGTCAAGCTCTTCGGCTCGCCCGAGGTGGAGGCGGCCCGGTTCGCCGGCCGTGCCGAGCGGGTCCGCGACATCGGCATCCAGTCGGCCATGTACTCGCGAACCTTCTTCGTGGCCATGCTGCTGGTCGCCTCCCTCGCCCAGGCGCTGACCTACGGCCTGGGCGGCTGGCTCGCGGTCACCGGCGCGGTCAGCGCCGGCACCGTGGTCAAGCTCGCGCTGCTGCTCACCCGGCTCTACGGGCCGCTCACCGCGCTCTCCAACGTCCGGGTCGACGTGATGAGCGCGCTGGTCTCCTTCGACCGGGTCTTCGAGGTGCTCGACCTGCGCCCCGGCATCGAGGAGAAGCCCGCCGCGGTGCCGGTGCCCCGGGGCAGCGGCCGGGTCGAGTTCCGCGACGTGCGGTTCCGCTACCCGAGCGCCGCCGAGGTGTCGCTGGCCTCCCTGGAAGAGGTCGCCACGCTGGACCGCACGGTCAACGAGCCGGTGCTCAAGGGCGTCTCGTTCGCCGTCGAGCCGGGGCAGATGGTCGCCCTGGTCGGTCCCTCCGGCGCCGGCAAGTCGACGCTGTCCATGCTGATCTCCCGGATCTACGACGTCACCGACGGCCAGGTGCTGGTCGGCGGCGTGGACGTCCGGGACGCCACCCTCGCCTCGCTGCGCGACGAGATCGGCGTGGTCACCCAGGACTCCCACCTGTTCCACGAGACCATCCGGGAGAACCTGCGCTACGCCAAGCCGGACGCCACCGACGACGAGATCTGGGCCGCGCTGGCCGGGGCGCAGGTCGCCGACCTGGTCCGCTCCCTGCCCGACGGGCTGGACACCACGGTCGGCGAGCGGGGCTACCGCTTCTCGGGCGGCGAGAAGCAGCGCATCGCCATCGCCCGGCTGCTGCTCAAGGCCCCGTCGATCGTCATCCTCGACGAGGCCACCGCACACCTCGACTCGGAGAGCGAGGCGGCGGTGCAGCGGGCGCTCTCCGTGGCGCTGACCGGGCGTACCGCGCTGGTGATCGCGCACCGGCTCTCCACCGTCCGCGACGCCGACCAGATCCTCGTCCTCGACGAGGGGCGGATCGTCGAGCGCGGCCGGCACGAGGAGCTGGTCGCGGTCGGCGGCCTCTACGCCGAGCTCTACCGCACCCAGTTCGCGGTGACCGACTCGCCGGCCCCCTACGCCGAGGCCGACCAGGCGGAGCCGGTGGTCACCACCGTGCCGCTCGGCACCTACGTGGCGCAGGAGGCGCTGCCGCCGGCGGCCGCCAACTAG
- a CDS encoding cadmium resistance transporter: MIDLLAAAAGAALVFAATNLDDIVVLTVFFVAARGTGRPRPRDIVAGQYLGIGALVAVAVVAAAGLLVVPDPWTGLLGLLPVVLGVRALLTRSADDEPPAVVGSLLGVAGVTIANGADNIAVYVPVFRSLDPATGLVWLLVFAALVAVWCAVAALLGGHPRVVGLVGRAGHWLVPAVFIAIGATILVTSGVLPHLARLLT, encoded by the coding sequence GTGATCGACCTGCTCGCCGCGGCGGCCGGCGCCGCCCTGGTCTTCGCCGCCACCAACCTCGACGACATCGTCGTGCTCACGGTGTTCTTCGTGGCGGCACGGGGCACCGGCCGACCCCGCCCCCGGGACATCGTCGCCGGCCAGTACCTGGGCATCGGCGCGCTGGTCGCCGTCGCGGTGGTGGCGGCCGCCGGGCTGCTGGTCGTGCCCGACCCGTGGACCGGCCTGCTCGGGCTGCTGCCCGTCGTGCTGGGCGTGCGCGCGCTGCTGACCCGCTCCGCCGACGACGAGCCGCCGGCCGTGGTCGGGAGCCTGCTCGGCGTGGCCGGGGTGACCATCGCAAACGGCGCCGACAACATCGCGGTGTACGTGCCGGTGTTCCGCTCCCTCGACCCGGCCACCGGCCTGGTCTGGCTGCTGGTCTTCGCCGCGCTGGTCGCGGTCTGGTGCGCGGTCGCCGCCCTGCTCGGCGGCCACCCCCGGGTGGTGGGCCTGGTCGGCCGCGCCGGGCACTGGCTGGTCCCTGCCGTGTTCATCGCCATCGGCGCGACCATCCTGGTCACCTCCGGCGTCCTGCCCCACCTGGCCCGCCTCCTCACCTGA
- a CDS encoding SDR family oxidoreductase has translation MDLGLADRVYVLTGASRGLGFATAQQLVADGARVVLSARVPEQVAAAVEALGGAERAIGLTADLTDPGTPERLVIAAREQFGRLDGALISVGGPPKGTAAQITDEQWRESFETVFLGSVRTVRTLALALPDGGAIGLVLSTSAREPLPGLGISNGLRPGLAGVAKDVADEYGPRGVRVFGLLPGRIMTDRNRELFAAAGDPERARAAAEAAIPLRRIGDPAEFGRVAAFLLSPAAGYVTGVTVPVDGGALRGL, from the coding sequence ATGGATCTCGGACTCGCCGACCGGGTGTACGTGCTGACCGGCGCCTCCCGCGGCCTCGGCTTCGCCACCGCCCAACAGCTCGTCGCCGACGGCGCCCGGGTGGTGCTCTCGGCGCGCGTACCGGAGCAGGTGGCCGCGGCGGTCGAGGCGCTCGGCGGGGCGGAGCGGGCGATCGGGCTGACCGCCGACCTGACCGACCCGGGCACCCCGGAGCGGCTGGTGATCGCGGCCCGCGAGCAGTTCGGCCGGCTCGACGGGGCGCTCATCTCGGTGGGCGGGCCGCCCAAGGGCACCGCCGCCCAGATCACCGACGAGCAGTGGCGGGAGTCCTTCGAGACGGTCTTCCTGGGCAGCGTCCGCACCGTGCGGACGCTGGCCCTCGCGCTCCCGGACGGCGGCGCGATCGGGCTGGTCCTGTCCACGTCGGCGCGGGAGCCGCTGCCCGGCCTCGGCATCTCCAACGGCCTGCGCCCCGGCCTGGCCGGGGTGGCCAAGGACGTCGCCGACGAGTACGGCCCGCGCGGGGTCCGCGTGTTCGGCCTGCTGCCCGGGCGGATCATGACCGACCGGAACCGGGAGCTGTTCGCCGCCGCCGGTGATCCGGAACGGGCCCGGGCCGCGGCGGAGGCGGCCATCCCGCTGCGCCGGATCGGCGACCCGGCCGAGTTCGGGCGGGTGGCCGCGTTCCTGCTCTCCCCCGCCGCCGGCTACGTCACCGGGGTGACCGTGCCGGTCGACGGCGGCGCGCTGCGCGGCCTGTGA
- the mug gene encoding G/U mismatch-specific DNA glycosylase, which produces MTPDEAAARRYPRPTKEQLAAAVDQLLPDVIAPGLDVLFVGINPGLWSAATGWHFARPGNRFWPALHRGGFTQRRLHPSEQDELPRLGLGITNLVARATARADELTAAELVAGAELLAGKVERYRPRWVAVVGVTAYRIGFARPRAGFGPQPEPLGPARLWVLPNPSGLNAHFTPETLGAAFGELRAAATA; this is translated from the coding sequence GTGACCCCCGACGAGGCGGCTGCCCGGCGGTATCCCCGGCCGACGAAGGAGCAGTTGGCGGCGGCGGTCGACCAACTCCTGCCGGACGTGATCGCGCCCGGGCTGGACGTGCTCTTCGTCGGGATCAACCCGGGGCTGTGGTCGGCGGCGACCGGCTGGCACTTCGCCCGGCCGGGCAACCGGTTCTGGCCGGCCCTGCACCGGGGCGGCTTCACCCAGCGCCGCCTGCACCCCAGCGAGCAGGACGAACTGCCCCGCCTCGGCCTCGGCATCACCAACCTGGTGGCCCGCGCCACCGCCCGGGCGGACGAGCTGACCGCCGCGGAACTGGTCGCGGGCGCCGAGCTGCTGGCCGGCAAGGTCGAGCGGTACCGGCCCCGCTGGGTGGCGGTGGTCGGGGTGACCGCCTACCGGATCGGCTTCGCCCGGCCCAGGGCCGGCTTCGGCCCGCAGCCGGAGCCGCTGGGACCGGCCCGGCTCTGGGTGCTGCCCAACCCGAGCGGGTTGAACGCCCACTTCACCCCGGAGACGCTCGGCGCCGCCTTCGGCGAGCTGCGCGCGGCGGCGACCGCCTAG
- a CDS encoding TetR/AcrR family transcriptional regulator, producing the protein MPRVSQDQLDARRQEILAAARACFARHGYEGATVRRLEEATGLSRGAIFHHFRDKDSLFLAVAEDDAAVMVETVARNGLVQVMRDLLARAVSPDTTGWLGSQLEVSRRLRTDPAFARRWAERSAAIAEATRERLLRQREAGVLRDDVPIDVLAQFLELAYDGLVLHLAMGRPAGDLGRVLDLVEEAVRRH; encoded by the coding sequence GTGCCCAGAGTAAGTCAGGACCAGCTCGACGCGCGCCGGCAGGAGATCCTCGCCGCCGCGCGGGCGTGTTTCGCCCGGCACGGCTACGAGGGCGCCACCGTCCGCCGCCTGGAGGAGGCCACCGGACTGTCCCGTGGCGCCATCTTCCACCACTTCCGCGACAAGGACTCGCTCTTCCTCGCGGTGGCCGAGGACGACGCCGCCGTGATGGTGGAGACCGTCGCCCGCAACGGCCTGGTCCAGGTGATGCGGGACCTGCTCGCCCGGGCCGTCTCGCCGGACACCACCGGCTGGCTCGGCAGCCAGCTGGAGGTCTCCCGCCGGCTGCGCACCGACCCGGCGTTCGCCCGGCGCTGGGCGGAACGCTCGGCCGCGATCGCCGAGGCCACCCGCGAGCGGCTGCTCCGCCAGCGGGAGGCCGGGGTGCTCCGCGACGACGTGCCGATCGACGTGCTGGCCCAGTTCCTGGAGCTGGCGTACGACGGCCTGGTGCTGCACCTGGCGATGGGCCGCCCCGCGGGCGATCTGGGCCGGGTGCTCGACCTGGTCGAGGAGGCCGTCCGGCGGCACTGA
- a CDS encoding HAD family hydrolase — protein MPLLLLDLDNTLLDRAGPFRAWGERFLESVGAPRTDIEWLLSIDADGLTDRWDVADAIRDRYGLKIPSIDLVEELHDGVVANTRLDPLVACALRIAEDAGWVPVVVTNGVVRQQEAKIRRTGLDRYVADWVISEEAGVSKPNPRIFAFAAQRVRMPLRGAWVIGDSPEADIGGATAVGLPSVWLHRGRRWSDDRFAPTRTVDGLIAAVATVLAG, from the coding sequence GTGCCGTTGCTCCTGCTCGACCTGGACAACACCCTGCTCGACCGCGCCGGGCCGTTCCGTGCCTGGGGAGAGCGCTTCCTGGAGAGCGTCGGCGCGCCCCGCACCGACATCGAATGGTTGCTCTCCATCGACGCGGACGGGCTGACCGACCGGTGGGACGTCGCGGACGCCATCCGGGACCGGTACGGGCTGAAGATTCCCTCGATCGACCTGGTCGAGGAGCTGCACGACGGGGTGGTGGCGAACACCCGGCTGGACCCGCTGGTCGCCTGCGCACTGCGGATCGCAGAGGACGCCGGCTGGGTGCCGGTGGTGGTCACCAACGGGGTGGTCCGCCAGCAGGAGGCGAAGATCCGCCGCACCGGCCTGGACCGGTACGTGGCCGACTGGGTGATCTCCGAGGAGGCCGGCGTCAGCAAGCCCAACCCGCGGATCTTCGCGTTCGCCGCCCAGCGGGTCCGGATGCCGCTGCGCGGCGCCTGGGTGATCGGGGACAGCCCGGAGGCGGACATCGGCGGGGCCACCGCCGTCGGCCTGCCCAGCGTCTGGCTGCACCGGGGGCGCCGCTGGTCGGACGACCGCTTCGCGCCCACCCGCACGGTGGACGGGCTGATCGCGGCCGTGGCCACCGTGCTGGCCGGCTGA
- a CDS encoding helix-turn-helix domain-containing protein — protein MAATGTATSTEKGRRIVGAERQTLAKDLVKRYTAGESIRSLAASTGRSYGFIHRVLTESGVQLRQRGGARRRKKA, from the coding sequence ATGGCAGCCACTGGCACAGCCACCAGCACTGAGAAGGGTCGCCGGATCGTCGGAGCCGAGCGTCAGACGCTCGCCAAGGACCTGGTAAAGCGGTACACCGCCGGTGAGAGCATCCGTTCACTCGCGGCCTCGACCGGCCGTTCCTACGGGTTCATCCACCGGGTGCTCACCGAGTCCGGCGTGCAGCTGCGGCAGCGTGGCGGCGCCCGGCGCCGCAAGAAGGCGTGA